Within the Candidatus Methylomirabilota bacterium genome, the region CGGAGGTGCCAGGGGCTGGGCGTCTCGAGGCATGGCCGAGACGCCCGCAGCCTTGATCCTGATGAGTGACTGGTGCGGACCGGCAGACGCGGCCGACGCCACTACCATCGAAAATCGGGGTGCGTGACGGTCAATCACCGGTGGACGGGGAAGACGGATTGGAATATACAAATGTGGGGGGGAGACGTATTCCCACTTGACAGGAGCCTTCTAATGAGTGACCCCATCTCCTCTGAACATGCCCTTGCCGTTAAAACACCCATCTGTACAGAGGATGTGACAGTGGGGGTTAAATCCTAAGAAGTCCCCAAAGGTCTGCATGGTGATAACAGCCCCGGGCACTGCATCCTCCTCGGGCACAGTCTCTTGAAAAAATAAAGGGGTTGAGTTCCAGGGAACAGTGAGATCGCGTGTGGCGCGTCAGCGGATCTGGCGTCTCAGCTGTTCCAGCGTGTCGGCTGCGGTGTCGCGGACGGATTCATCCGGGTCGGCCAAGGCCTGCCGTACGAGGAGCATGGCACTCTGCCCCCCGATCTCCCCGAGGGCTTCTACCGCGGCTTCCCGCAGTGAGGCATCCTGATCTCGTAACGCGATGGCCAAGGTTTGGGCGGCAGCCTCCCCACCGATCTCCTCGAGGGCTTCGACCGCCGCCTGCCGCACCCGGCCATCCTCGTCGTGTAACGCAGTGCCCAAGGCCTCGGCGGCAGCCTCCCCGCCAATGTCCTGAAGCGCCTCCACCGCCCGATTCCGTAGCCGACGATCCTGATCTTCCAACGCAGCGGCCAAGGCCTCGGCGGCAGCCTCCCCGCCGAGGTCGGCGAGAGCCGCAATCGCGGCTTCCCGCACATCCTCATCCTCATCGGCCAAGGCCAGGCTCAAGGGCCCCACCGCCTCGGGGCCCCCGCTTGCTCCTAAGGCTTTTACCGCCTCCTCTCGCTCCCCAGCATCGTCACTGAGCAGGGCCTCTTCCAACACAGGACTGTCTTCAACCTCATCTCGCCGGGAGGACGGAGCTCTCGGATGCTCACCAGCCGTGGGTTGGCCAGGATGCCCTGCGTCTCCCCGGGAGAGAATCCAGAGCTTCGTCGGGCGCGGCGCGGTCGACTGACCCTGTTCAGGGGCTTGTTCCGCATACTCGAGGGCGAAGTTCTGATGGCGCAGGATCCGCCGCAGTCCTTCTTTTAGGGGGAGCTGGTGAAACTCTACGCTGATCCGATCCTGGAGTGAGCCGGGCAGCACCAGGGTGAGGCCGCTCTGGCGGGCGATCTCCTGAAGCAGCTCGGTCAGCGGCATATCGGTGACCTTCACGGTCAGGGAATCATCGGCGAACTGGATACCTCGAGCCAGCTGTGCTGGCTGGGCCTTGGCCTCGGGGGGCTCAAGCCTCTCCGCGGCGGGGCTCAGAGTCGGCAGAAGGGCGAG harbors:
- a CDS encoding HEAT repeat domain-containing protein; amino-acid sequence: MKPGSLFTLPLLLTVSLALLPTLSPAAERLEPPEAKAQPAQLARGIQFADDSLTVKVTDMPLTELLQEIARQSGLTLVLPGSLQDRISVEFHQLPLKEGLRRILRHQNFALEYAEQAPEQGQSTAPRPTKLWILSRGDAGHPGQPTAGEHPRAPSSRRDEVEDSPVLEEALLSDDAGEREEAVKALGASGGPEAVGPLSLALADEDEDVREAAIAALADLGGEAAAEALAAALEDQDRRLRNRAVEALQDIGGEAAAEALGTALHDEDGRVRQAAVEALEEIGGEAAAQTLAIALRDQDASLREAAVEALGEIGGQSAMLLVRQALADPDESVRDTAADTLEQLRRQIR
- a CDS encoding transposase, giving the protein MPGAVITMQTFGDFLGFNPHCHILCTDGCFNGKGMFRGDGVTH